The Biomphalaria glabrata chromosome 17, xgBioGlab47.1, whole genome shotgun sequence genome segment TAAGAACTGTGAGCTTTAATACAAGTCAACACTTCCgtttaactagagtaacaccaatGGTTGAATCACTAAACTTAAAGACCctccaggacagaagaataaaatgtatagtAGCAATAATACCTGAAACACTAACCATAACTTgcatatacaaaaatataaccTAATAAAAGATTCATGAGAGACACATTGATAAAGGCACATtacttattccatatgctaggacaatttCAAAAAAGTAATCTTGTTTCTTTCAGAGTGCCGTTAGAGTATGGAATAGGTTGCCAAAATCATTGACTAGGTTAcaatcctctttaaataaaggAATGTCTGCAGTTGTGCCATATTTTTTAATCCTAAGTCTCCAAATGTCTTAATCAATATttaattgctaaaaaaaaatttttgattgTATATTGACAAATTTTTCTATAGCAAACCTAATCCTAACTCTGCATTAATTTGTCCTCTTTAAAGTGAGCATAAAGGACTCTTTGGAAAACAGTGGTTGTCCCTTTCTAAGCACAGATCATGTGACCAGTTCATCTGTAATTATAAAACCATATTATGGAAGTACACCATCATATATTAACTAATGTCTTAGGTTTCTCATTTGATCAGAGCAGACTTAGGATCACCCTAAGCATGTAAGAAATCTAGAACTCCACCAGAGTTTAAACCCAGAGTCCTGCAGCCACACAACCTCCTATGAATTAACTTTGCAAGATGATAATCAAGTTATcaatacttaaaacaaaatgagcTGAATTCCCATGAACAATATTGTTATAAGTAAAAACctagaaaccaaaaattcttaAATACCACATAACATATTTTGTCATTGAACAGTGATCAGGAACcataagaaaactaaaaatattagACACATGAGAACAGTGGTCCTCATTACTGTGAGACATAATGCACTTTGCTTTTAGAACACTGGCAAGTTGAAACAGTCatatgttgttttgtgttttttatcTGTGAACCATGAGGCTAAATTTGAGGAACAGtgcaacaaaacaaatagcTGTAGGCACTGGTATAAAGACAAATTTAACAGTAAAAGTTTCCCACAAAACCTATTCCAGTAGAGCTGATCTAGATGTGAGCAGGACAAGAAATGCCCCAGCCAagataaagtgtttttttttttatttatttattgaatgcTAGCACCAGAAAGAAAGCAATGCACTCTTTGAAAAAAACTGTTTCTGTATTTATAAGTAATTTTCActagtttaataatatataagtgaaaccaactataaaaaaaaacacatccttATTGTGTCATGAGACTTACATGTGAGTTCTGTTTGAGTATGATATAATTTACAAATCCAATATAGAACCATCTAAATCATTATACAGAAATATACATAAATTAtgttaatttacttttataattaCACCCACATTAAACCAATTATGATTTAGCTTATATACAAAACATTCATCAGTTATTTTAATCCAACGAAACCTTTAGTCTATATTTAGCTTATATACAAAGCTTTCACCAGTCTAAGCTAAATACTAAGCTAAAGAAGTGCTGATGTGCGAAGCTTTGCTTTTGTGGTATCTTTAATGTATCAATAGATCCCTAATCAAACTTAAGTGGATATACATTAATCATGAAACTTGGTATAGCTCTGACAATTTAGTCAGTGATACATTGTGTTAAAGAACTTCGAATTgcatctattttgttattgttacagtagctacgctgaggtggtccagtgaagtcaaactgaattttccatttgattgtaccaataaaaattatcttatctatcttatcttaagttaatttttaaaaccaatgTTTCTAATTgcaattaaaacagaaaatatacAACAAGAGAAAAATTGGAACTTTTATATGTACAAAATCAAATACAAAATGCCAAGAAAAAAAGTACATTAAATACTTGTTTgaatataaataacaaaaaaaaatatttcaaaatgtttgttttatttgaaaatttattGAGTAAACATAAGAGCTGATCTTTATTAACTGAAGTGTTTACTATAAAAAGGTATGAATTCAAACAATGAAATACATAGGATATCTaaaattgtataatttattttgcttatttttcatAAACATAATGATGAAAAAAGAATCACTAGGTACTGATGGATCGGTGGAAATGTATAAATTAGGGAAGCtagagcacacaaaaaaaaaagggaacattTCTGCATCAGCTAACCTTTGCACctttgcaaagaaaaaaaaaaaaggcagctaATACTGGAAGGATTAATCTGCCAACATTCCTACcaattccaagatattttttttttcttttttctactaATACAAAGATGAATGTGACAAAAAACAAGGTCATTATTTTGTAATAACAACTTGCAACTTATATGTATTTTAACCTCCAAGTGTCAACTTACTAAATGGAAGCAAGTAATGACCCCAGTAGAAACGTccattaattatatattattggCTAGTTTAATGGTTCCATCAAAATGTATTGCTTTAAAGTGCAAGGCAAAGCATAGATCAACCTGAATCCCAAAACTTGTTTTGGTGTGTCCATTTTTTGTCTTAAAAGGTCACAAATGCAGATCTGGCCAATCAAACAATACTGGGACATTAGCTTGATATGTTTAGAAACAATTATAAGAcacacagaaataaaaataaagtattttacaACAGATATTTCATTAACAGTGAACCtgcaacatttttttctggTTATTCCTTTTCcactataaaataaaagtggCTCTTCAAAGAATAGCCATTACCCAAAAAGTTACAGTTTTCCTTGTCATATAAAAGTTGCAACAGTTGTATATTATTTGACCACCTGACAACTTAATATAGTAAAACATACAATCAAATTACATTTCATTGTAATGAAAAAcatttggcctttttttttttacttctagaaaatattttgagtGCAATCAATTTTGATTAACTTTAGGGAGCTTATTTTGCCACTGAATTAGGAAAAGCATTGACCAAATATGAAGTAATCTAATGCATGTATTGCACTAAGGAAAAAGATGACAAAAGAGTTAATGCTGATGAAATGTTGTCAAAGGAAGACAAAACAATAGTCAAGCTCCCTTCAGATGACTAAAACACCATAAAGTAAAGACATTAGTGACTGCAAGAGCTAGACCCGCCTCTTGTACTAGGGCAAAGCAAGTTTCTCTACATGCTTGTAATCAGGCACTTAAGTTCCAAGGCTTGATCTTCCCCAAGATTCAAACTCAGTACCTTTCATAAGGCAACTTCACTCCTCTTGCCACCCCATCCTTTAAAAATCCATAGCAAAccttataatttataaaaacacaATAAGAACCAAGTAAGACCATTAATTTTTCAAGATGCAATGTCGactagcattttaaaaaatttattcacAAAACTTGAAAAGTAATTGGCTTGCGGTACCTAAAGGATTATACCTCAGTTTAGCATAGCAACTAAAAATGGATACATTTGTGCATGAAATTGactaataaataattttcaGCTAAATTCATGGATTAGATATTTTGCTgcagaacaaagaaaaaaaaagaaagatcacATCTGAAAGTATTTCTAATGCATTGATCCATATCACTTTCCACATAAAACaggttattaaataataataataggtcAAACAAAACCAGAATCCGtatgaaataatttaatttaagataaAAATAGTCCAATGGTTTTTAACTTCAAATATGACAATATCTCAACACTGAATTAAAGGGAATGTGCAGCTTGCTCTAATGTTAACTTTACAGCAATATGGTCATTAAGAAGACTGAGACCTCTGGTGGCAAACTTTCCTTTCATTATTGAATTTATTGTAGAAGttaattgtctttaaaaaaatctttgtgaATAATTTTTACTAAAAGCATTGACTGAATAATTTCCCTTATGTCCAAATATAAAGAGGTAAAGTTAAAGGTAAAGTTAGCTTAGTTATATTTGGACCTGATCATTGGCAATTCATCataatgagaataaaaaaaaatcttgtataAACAGCCCAGACTAACATTTTACGTTTGGATTTTAATCCCATAATTGACTTAAATACATGTACTGCCAGAAAGGATTAAGAAGCTAAACACCTTCATGGTCATACTTCAGAAATCTCTCCAACACAAAGTAGGAGAGAAATGATAACATCAAATAACATCTGCCTTTTGATCCACCTGGCTGAGACACACAAGCACACTGTTAAAGAATTCTAACGTTCTTTGGTCCATCCTAGAACAACATTGGTTCCCAACAAATTCATAAGGATATAACAGATCCAAGAGTGTATCCTGAATTCTGGTTGCTGGACATCACAGGCTGGTGACGAAGGGCCTGGAGAAGTGATGAAaattttatcaaaaaaaaaaaatctagctaatcattttaaaatcatttttattttaagtttaactTGGCCTTTTAAACTTGGAAATTCTAAATCGTTTGTTCATCGCcatcttaaattattttaatttcaggCTATatctgtatatttattttttatttcaatagtaGTTTATTTAGGCCACACCTGACTACACATCAAGCCAagtaaatgtgttaaaaacTTCAGAGGTGGACAGCAAAAAATATACACTCAAGAGTCCCTTTTAAAGAATGTTAAAATGGGAGCCAAAGATTATATCAGAATTTATATCCAGTTGGTATGCAAAgatcagttttttttaatttctcattTTGTATGAAAAACACAATGGCTTAGACAAAGGCAGAGTGTCAGATGAAAATGTTAGCTAAATCCCAACAATGTCCCTAATTTAACTGGCTATTCAAAggacaaacaacaaaaaagagaaagagttgaTGTATCACATGCAAAAGAAGAGGCTCTGCAAAGAAGGATACAATCTAAACTTACCTCAGGGATAAACCTCATCCAAGCTTCATAGTATCCTGGACACATCCAAGTATCATTATGTGTTCCATTAGCAAACAACTCCAACCTTTTAAAGTTGCTATTACATTTCTAAAATAAGAGAAAATGTTCATCATGGTTATCTCTACTTTatgattttataaaatgtttaaaatgttgagaaaagTCATAAAGAATTTCAACTTTTATgtcttaaaataaaacaaggttacaaagacagtttgtgtgaaacacaaactcaaaatcagccccacGAAGttgtccacctagagtcttcaccaggatttgatcACAGAACTTccagttccaagtgctttacccctcagccacagcatctccatatattcatttagcgtatacttatattttttaaaataatgattattaaccttatccatacatttaaaattaataacatgttacaatgtaataaagagaaactaaaaaagatttattcttctaacaaaattagataaattggcaacacgaaaaaaaaaattcttggaCTTCTTTAAGCTACAATTTTGTACAGATgacaagactttcccctcgcaaataaaaattaatatctccattgtcattcgtcatacaaactagacattgatctagctagatctagacctagttttagatctaaatctagattattctagattcaagatccaagtctaagtctagatctagaaatctagaatcttgatatagaatctactatatctagactagaactcgtattatAAATATAGACCTATGTAgatctggcctctatttattgtaatttagattgttgtcaagtgtatagccTAATGAGGATGTGTGAAAACTGTGTGGTATAAagtaggttgttgttttttttaaacttacaattgaaacgaagttcgtattaaaattctttttaaaaacaacatttgaatcagtattttaTTCCatgaattagttaataaatggaaaatctattttataatgattcattgatactttttcaatcgtgaccttagatgcatttttttgtaccaatgcgcgaatctatgaatgaagcttgatttattaatgaagaagcttgtgaactttttaattagacttacttcccctgaagtttttcattgaaaagtggtgtaattttttgaaaaatctgcttgcatttataatttaaaaaattagattgttccctttcagaaaagaaaaaagtagccgttgcatcagaactctgaatgatctaaaatatcatgatgtcttctagtttctgagatctaaacgagacggatggacagacaggcggacagacaggccacacaaaactaatagcgtcttttccccattctgtggccgctaaaaaaagatgCATATAGGCATATAGTTATAACATTTTTTCCCAAAAGCAATATGAAATTAAAGACAATTGTCATTTATGATTTCACAGTAAGGACACAACCAGAGTTTAACTACACATGTTTTTCAACCCATCAAAGAAGAATTAAAACTTTTGAAAATAATCAACACTTGATGACTGAGTTTACACTTCAAGATCAGATTGTAATTAGTACGAATCTGAATGTAGCCTTAAGTAAAATGGCCTTAATTGTCAATAAACCTTTGTTTACATTGTATAGCTCTTTCATCATTTTAGGAGGCACTAGTTCATCCATGGTTCCACTGAGAAAAAAGGCGGGTGTAGAGACTAGTTCAATTCTCTGAAGTGATGGGAACTACAgccaatacaaacaaaaaaatcttattaGAAAATGAACATAAATTAATTGtcataaaaagaaacatttgattttGGATGTTCATGcatgagaaaacaaaaaagatagaCTTATTATATCAAATATCTATTACATAAAAACTGCCAGCTGGCCAGCATCAGAATTAGCATTATGCCAAAGAGAGACAACACTAAACTTTCATCCACCAAAGAGAGACGACACTAAACTTTCATCCACCAAAGAGAGACAATACTAAACTTTCATCCACCAAAGAGAGACAACACTAAACTTTCATCCACCAAAGAGAGACAACACTAAACTTTCATCCACCAAAGAGAGACAATACTAAACTTTCATCCACCAAAGAGAGACAATACTAAACTTTCATCCACCAAAGAGAGACAATACTAAACTTTCATCCACCAAAGAGAGACAATACTTAACTTTCATCCACCAAAGAGAGACAACACTAAACTTTCATCCACCAAAGAGAGACAATACTAAACTTTCATCCACCAAAGAGAGACAACACTAAACTTTCATCCACCAAAGAGAGACAATACTAAACTTTCATCCACCAAAGAGAGACAATACTTAACTTTCATCCACCAAAGAGAGACAATACTAAACTTTCATCCACCAAAGAGAGACAATACTAAACTTTCATCCACCAAAGAGAGACAATACTAAACTTTCATCCACCAAAGAGAGACAACACTAAACCTTCATTCACCAAAGAGAGACAACACTAAACCTTCATCCACCAAAGAGAGGCAAtactaaatgtaatattttattgcATCTTTTCATtgtcaataaaaatgtttactatttactTTATTCTTATAGCACAATCGTGGTATGTACTTGATACAAGAAAGCCTCAGAATTTTGTGGCTCATGTCATACAGTGACGTGAATGTATTCTCCAGAACAACAGCAGCAATCTTGGGCCCATAGAAAGGGGACGATGCTAAGTATATAGCCACTGCACCACCAAGGGATCTTCCAAAGAGTACAATTTGTGTTTGATCTATATCGGAACGTTTGAGAAGGAAGTCCATTGCAGCTTCTGCATCCTGATACAAACCTGTAATGAGATTCAAATCATTAATTTACTTTTCATGAACTATCAGCTAAATGATATaacattgttattattttcttttagcaATATGGTCTTAATTTTACAtaacaaagttgttttttaactaGCTAATCTAGATATTTAGACCAATTTTTACAGACAACTTACGAATGACATTGTGGTCGCTGTTATAGCCatgattattagtaatttattagttattctAGACATAAATCTAGTGAAACAACTTTAAGCTTAGCAAAAGatccatgaaataaaaaaaaatccagatccATGAAATAAACACGAATATCCACTTcagaaaatttaataatttaaaatcacAATACTTCAAGTCTAATGGCACAAATATCCCTCAAAGGTTTTCAAGCTAATGCTAACCAAGATTTTACAagtatttctttacaaaaaaaaatggtttcttATAAAAATAGCTAGTACCATAATGTGAAGAAACAAGTGCCTTTACATTTaaagtgtcttttaattgtgaaacatttcaacataacatatatacacggcaGACATTATATACAGATCTCATACTTCACTAGctgacttcctctcttcttgtttacacacttgtcacttcccgcaagtcccctaactctccgatacccaacacttgaccgtgtgtcatgGTTGACCAgacacagtaaccgtgtcacaacacataataagttttgctttttaaaaaaagtttttgattaaattaaattttcactTACTGGAAGGCTTTAGTACTGTTGTTACAATTCTAAAATTgccaaataaaacaagaaaggCAAGTTTTTGGGGGTTTTTTTAGGCACAGTGGTCTTTGAGGTAGATTAAGTTCAATAGTTTCTTTAAAGAAGTAAAGAAGGTGTAATGTAACCAAAACAATGACCAAAGATATTACCTTTCCACAACTTAAGTCAACGCCTCACTAAAGTCTAAAATTCAGAATTAAAAATTCCATACTTCACCAAAATGCCCATTAATAGTCTCTTAGTTTGTATGTCAAGGAGTGTTTTTTTACCATTTGACAACAGGTCTATCTTTTCATGATGTAATAGTCTAATAGagctaaatataataattttatttttaagtatatattataaaaaaaaagaaaaaagtcacAGATACAGACCTGATTCACTAGGACCTCCTTCACTCTTTCCATATCCTCTGTACTCCACCATCAAAATATTAGCATTTAATATGGAATAGAGTCCTAATGCATTCTGAAGCCTAAtaacaatacaaaaatataataaattagcAAAGGAAGAAGCCTATCTATATTGTAGATTAGaataaaaatttgaaatggTGGTCATTCATTTTGTCAATCAATCtctttattttatgtttcaacTGATAGTTTAAT includes the following:
- the LOC106074193 gene encoding protein ABHD13-like, whose amino-acid sequence is MVIYVKPSSEDIKSPLLTENMPSRSSNIFRKILATVEILLRLALMIVSRFWKMCTTGLLIVTLLFWTEGGTYAFCFFVLGVFGLLYHAQDMLLYHPESPPDSRLMVITPEAFQMPYENHFIRTKDGTRINVVLIKQMQRSTLTVIFFHGNAGNIGHRLQNALGLYSILNANILMVEYRGYGKSEGGPSESGLYQDAEAAMDFLLKRSDIDQTQIVLFGRSLGGAVAIYLASSPFYGPKIAAVVLENTFTSLYDMSHKILRLSCIKYIPRLCYKNKFPSLQRIELVSTPAFFLSGTMDELVPPKMMKELYNKCNSNFKRLELFANGTHNDTWMCPGYYEAWMRFIPEALRHQPVMSSNQNSGYTLGSVISL